A single bacterium DNA region contains:
- a CDS encoding DUF190 domain-containing protein, translating into MKLPEQAVLLRIFIGESDKHQGRPLYEQIVLKARELNLAGATVVRGILGFGADSRIHSSKLLELSEDLPVIIEIVDTQEKIDTLMPFIDEQVAEGLVTLEEVKVIRYRHS; encoded by the coding sequence ATGAAACTGCCGGAACAGGCGGTGCTGCTGCGGATATTCATCGGTGAAAGCGACAAGCACCAGGGCCGGCCCCTTTACGAGCAGATCGTGCTCAAGGCCCGGGAGCTTAACCTGGCCGGGGCCACCGTGGTTAGGGGGATCCTGGGCTTTGGAGCCGACAGCCGGATCCACAGCTCCAAGCTGCTGGAGCTTTCCGAGGACCTTCCGGTGATCATCGAGATCGTGGACACCCAGGAAAAGATCGATACCTTGATGCCGTTCATTGATGAACAGGTGGCGGAGGGCCTGGTGACGCTGGAGGAGGTCAAGGTCATTAGGTACCGCCATTCCTGA